The window CAGACGTGACGCCGTGTCAGCCTGCAGCGCGTCCTGGTCCGCCGGACGCTCGTAGGGGCGCTCGTAGACCGGGCCCTCGTGCGCGACCGTCCGCGGCGGGACGTCGACGACGGTCTCGCCGCGCCACTCGACGGTGAGCCGGCCGGAGTCGTTGACCTCGCCGATCACGACGGCCTCGACGTCCCACTTCGAGCAGATCTCGAGGAACGCGTCGACCTTGCTCGGCTCGACGATCGCGCACATGCGCTCCTGCGACTCGCTCATGAGGATCTCCTCCGGAGCGAGCGTCGAGTCACGCAGCGGGACACGGTCGAGCACGACGTGCATGCCGCCGGCGCCGGCCGAGGAGAGTTCGGTCGTCGCGCAGGACAGCCCGGCGCCGCCGAGGTCCTGGATGCCGACGACGAGGTCCGCGGCGAAGATCTCCAGACAGCACTCGATGAGCACCTTCTCGGCGAACGGGTCGCCGACCTGGACGCTCGGGCGCTTGCTCGGACCCTCGGCGTCGAAGGTCTCGGACGCGAGCACGGAGACCCCGCCGATGCCGTCGCCGCCGGTGCGGGCGCCGAACAGGATGACCTGGTTGCCGGGGCCGGAGGCCTTGGCGAGCTTGATGTCGTCGTGCTTCATCACGCCCACGCAGAGGGCGTTCACGAGCGGGTTGCCGAGATAGGTCGGGTCGAAGACGACCTCGCCGCCGATGTTCGGCAGGCCGAGGCAGTTGCCGTAACCACCGATGCCGGCGACGACGCCGGGCAGGACGCGGCGGGTGTCCTCGGCGTCGAGCGGGCCGAAGCGCAGCGGGTCCATGACCGCGACCGGGCGGGCACCCATCGTGAGGATGTCGCGCACGATGCCGCCGATGCCGGTGGCCGCGCCCTGGTAGGGCTCGACGTAGCTCGGGTGGTTGTGCGACTCGACCTTGAACGTGACCGCGTAGCCGTCACCGATGTCGACGACGCCGGCGTTCTCGCCCATGCCGACCATGAGGACGTCGGTCTGCGGGGCCTTCTCGCCGAACTGGCGCAGGTGCACCTTCGAGGACTTGTAGGAGCAGTGCTCGCTCCACATCACCGAGTACATCGCCAGCTCGCAGCTGGTGGGCCGGCGGCCGAGGATCTCGCGGATCCGGGCGTACTCGTCGGGCTTGAGGCCGAGGTCGGCGTAGGGCTGGGTGACGTCGGGCGTCGTCTCGGCGGACTTGACGGTGTCCAGGCTCACGCGGAGCTCCCGGACATCGCCGGGGTCAGCAGGCTGTTCAGCAGCGAGGTGAACAGCACCAGGCCGTCCACGCTCGGGCCGGTCAGGGTGCTGATCGCGTGCTCCGGGTGCGGCATCAGGCCCACGACGTTGCCGGCTTCGTTGCGGATGCCGGCGATGTCGTTGCGCGAGCCGTTCGGGTTGCCGTTGATGTAGCGAAAGACGATGCGGTCGAGGGTCTCGAGCCACTCGAGCGTCTCGGGGTCGGCGATGTAGCCGCCCTCGCCGTTCTTCACCGGGACGAGGATTTCCTGACCCATCCTCAGATCACGGGTCCAGGGGGTGTCGACGTTCTCGACACGCAGCCACTGGTCGCGGCAGACGAAGTGCTGGTTGTCGTTGCGGACCAGCGCGCCCGGCAGCAGGTGCGACTCGCAGAGGACCTGGAAGCCGTTGCAGATCCCGAGAACCGGCAGGCCCTTGTTCGCCGCGGCGATGATCGACTCCATCACCGGCGAGAACCGGGCGATGGCCCCGCAGCGGAGGTAGTC is drawn from Sporichthya brevicatena and contains these coding sequences:
- the purL gene encoding phosphoribosylformylglycinamidine synthase subunit PurL, producing the protein MSLDTVKSAETTPDVTQPYADLGLKPDEYARIREILGRRPTSCELAMYSVMWSEHCSYKSSKVHLRQFGEKAPQTDVLMVGMGENAGVVDIGDGYAVTFKVESHNHPSYVEPYQGAATGIGGIVRDILTMGARPVAVMDPLRFGPLDAEDTRRVLPGVVAGIGGYGNCLGLPNIGGEVVFDPTYLGNPLVNALCVGVMKHDDIKLAKASGPGNQVILFGARTGGDGIGGVSVLASETFDAEGPSKRPSVQVGDPFAEKVLIECCLEIFAADLVVGIQDLGGAGLSCATTELSSAGAGGMHVVLDRVPLRDSTLAPEEILMSESQERMCAIVEPSKVDAFLEICSKWDVEAVVIGEVNDSGRLTVEWRGETVVDVPPRTVAHEGPVYERPYERPADQDALQADTASRLPRPATAAELRATILRLAGSPNLCDKSWITSQYDRYVLGNTVLAMPDDAGVVRVDEESGLGVAVSTDCNGRFARLDPYAGAQLALAEAYRNVAAKGARPLAVTDCLNFGSPEDPGVMWQFAEAVRGLADGCLELEVPVTGGNVSFYNQTGETAILPTPVVGVLGVLPDVRTRVPMGFVNDGDTILLLGDTREELDGSEWAHVVHGHLGGTPPMVDLEAERSLAAVLVEGAEQGVFSSAHDLSEGGLAQGLVECCLANGIGARVELPTGLDAFVALFSESAARAIVSVPAQHRYAVEAFAEMHGVTVAEIGTVGGGSLRINADIEISLSDLREAHTATLPAALA
- the purQ gene encoding phosphoribosylformylglycinamidine synthase subunit PurQ, whose amino-acid sequence is MTARVGVVTFPGSLDDGDAARAVRAAGAEPVRLWHRDTDLQGVDGVVLPGGFSYGDYLRCGAIARFSPVMESIIAAANKGLPVLGICNGFQVLCESHLLPGALVRNDNQHFVCRDQWLRVENVDTPWTRDLRMGQEILVPVKNGEGGYIADPETLEWLETLDRIVFRYINGNPNGSRNDIAGIRNEAGNVVGLMPHPEHAISTLTGPSVDGLVLFTSLLNSLLTPAMSGSSA